A single genomic interval of Carassius carassius chromosome 24, fCarCar2.1, whole genome shotgun sequence harbors:
- the LOC132103638 gene encoding chemerin-like receptor 1, whose amino-acid sequence MMDPYNFTNSPLNNNSENEDYYEDYYDTDLRKSLNIMSIIVYSLDFVLGVVGNGIVIWVTGFKMKKTVNTVWFLNLAVADFLFTAFLPLSVAYTAMGFHWPFGQFMCKFNSTLSLINMFASVYILVVISVDRCVSVVRPIWAQNHRNLSRASVVSFGVWLFALVLSSPSFVFRDTALHSNKIICYNNFAFSDDYETPEVVKLRNLRHRAMIITRFIIGFMVPFVIIISCYAVIVHRLQRNRSMSGRTGRTLKIIAAVVIAFFICWAPYHILVLIEMVNHMEMKYSSTLQYVTTVGIPIATSLAFLNSCLNPLLYVFMGQNFKDKVRKSILKVLETAFTEEASRTNTCTNSMLTIPNKEKGSKSFSDAEV is encoded by the coding sequence ATGATGGATCCATACAATTTTACAAACAGTCCTCTCAATAACAACTCCGAGAATGAAGATTACTATGAAGATTATTATGATACAGATCTCAGGAAATCTCTTAACATCATGTCAATCATTGTATACAGTCTGGATTTTGTACTTGGAGTGGTGGGTAATGGCATTGTCATTTGGGTTACTGGATTCAAAATGAAAAAGACGGTCAACACGGTCTGGTTTCTGAACCTTGCTGTAGCAGACTTCCTCTTCACAGCCTTTCTTCCACTCAGTGTGGCTTACACGGCTATGGGCTTCCACTGGCCTTTTGGCCAGTTCATGTGCAAATTCAACAGCACACTTAGTTTAATCAACATGTTTGCCAGTGTGTACATCCTGGTTGTGATCAGTGTTGACCGCTGTGTGTCTGTGGTGCGTCCTATCTGGGCACAGAACCATCGGAATTTGAGCCGAGCTTCTGTGGTGAGCTTCGGAGTTTGGTTATTTGCCCTGGTGCTGAGCTCACCCTCCTTTGTCTTCAGGGACACTGCACTCCACAGCAACAAAATCATCTGCTACAACAACTTTGCATTCTCTGATGACTATGAAACACCAGAGGTGGTGAAGCTCCGTAATCTACGGCATCGTGCCATGATCATTACCCGTTTCATCATAGGCTTTATGGTGCCTTTTGTGATAATCATCTCCTGCTATGCAGTCATCGTCCATCGTCTCCAAAGAAACCGTTCCATGTCTGGCCGAACTGGACGCACCTTAAAGATCATTGCTGCTGTGGTCATCGCCTTCTTCATCTGTTGGGCTCCTTACCATATCCTGGTGCTCATTGAGATGGTAAACCACATGGAAATGAAATACAGCTCCACCCTGCAATATGTCACCACTGTTGGAATTCCCATTGCAACCAGTTTGGCTTTCCTAAACAGCTGCCTGAACCCATTGTTGTATGTTTTCATGGGACAAAACTTTAAAGACAAGGTGCGCAAGTCAATCCTGAAGGTTTTGGAAACTGCTTTCACAGAGGAAGCTTCACGCACAAATACCTGCACAAATTCAATGCTCACTATTCCAAACAAAGAGAAAGGGAGCAAGTCTTTTTCTGATGCAGAAGTATAA